TCTCCCGCGCGGACGACGGGAGCTGGCGCATCGACCGCATCCTGCCGTCCGAGACCTCCGACCCGGCCGCCCGGGCCCCGCTCGCCGCACCCGGCGTCGCCGTCCGTGCGGGTGACGCGATCGTGGCCGTCGACGGCCACCCCGTCGACCCGCTCACCGGCCCCGCACCGCTGCTCACCGGCTCGGCCGGCAAACCCGTCGAACTGACCGTCTCCCCGGTCGACGGCGGCGACCCGCGCCATGTCGTCGTCGTGCCGATCGCCGACGAGGAGGCACTGCGCTACCACGCGTGGGTCGCCGGCCGGCGTGCGCACGTGCACGAACAGTCCGGCGGGCGCCTCGGCTACCTCCACGTCCCGGACATGGTCGGCTCGGGCTGGGCCCAGATCCACCGCGACCTGCGCACCGAGGTCGCCCGCGAAGGCCTGGTGGTGGACGTACGGGAGAACCGCGGCGGCCACACCTCGCAGCTGGTGGTGGAGAAGCTCGCCCGCCGCATCGTCGGCTGGGACCTGCCCCGCGGCATGCGGCCCTCCAGCTACCCGGGCGACGCACCGCGCGGCCCCGTCGTGGCCGTCGCGAACGAGTTCTCCGGCTCGGACGGCGACATCGTGAACGCGGCGATCAAGGCGCTGGACATCGGCCCCGTGGTCGGCGTACGCACCTGGGGCGGCGTGGTGGGCATCGACAGCCGGTACCGCCTCGTCGACGGCACGCTGGTCACCCAGCCCAAGTACGCCTTCTGGCTGGAGGGGTACGGCTGGGGCGTCGAGAACCACGGCGTCGATCCCGATGTCGAGGTCGTCATGACACCGCAGGACCATGCCGCGGGCCGGGACCCGCAGCTGGACGAGGCGATCCGGATCGCCCTGGAGTCGCTGAGCCGCACGCCGGCGAAGACGGCGCCGGGGCTGCCGGAGTGAGTCGAGGGGCGGGGCCCGAACCCGGGGCTCCGCCCCGGACCCCGCGCCTCAAACGCCGGCGGGGCTGGGTGCCCCGCTAGGCTGCCCCCGTAACGGATCACCGAGACAGAGGAGCGCACCCCATGGCAGGAGAACCGCAGCCCGACTGCCTGTTCTGCAAGATCGTCTCGGGTGAGATCCCGGCCACCATCGTCCGGGAGACCGACACCACGGTCGCCTTCCGCGACATCAACCCCCAGGCCCCCACCCACGTCCTGGTCATCCCCCGTGTCCACCACCCCGACGCCGCGTCCCTCGCCGCCGCCGAGCCGCAGATCCTCGCCGACGTCCTGCGCGAGGCCGGACACGTCGCCGCCGACGAGAAGGTCGACGAGACCGGATACCGGGTCGTGTTCAACACCGGTGCCGGGGCCGGGCAGACCGTCTTCCACGCGCACGCCCATGTCCTGGGCGGCCGCGGTCTCCAGTGGCCCCCCGGCTAGAACGGACCGCCGCACACCGTGTCCGCACGTGAACTCGTCGTCCTCGGCACCGCCAGCCAGGTCCCGACCCGGCACCGCAACCACAACGGCTATCTGCTGCGCTGGGACGGCGAGGGCATCCTCTTCGACCCGGGCGAGGGCACCCAGCGACAGATGCTGCGGGCCGGCGTCGCCGCGCACGACATCGACCGGATCTGCGTCACGCACTTCCACGGCGACCACTCGCTCGGCCTGGCCGGGGTGATCCAGCGGATCAACCTCGACCAGGTCCCGCACCCCGTCACCGCGCACTACCCGGCGAGCGGACAGCACTTCTTCGAACGCCTGCGGTACGCCACCGCCTACCGCGAATCCGTCGAGCTGACCGAGGCCCCGGTCGCCGCCGACGGGCCGCTGGCCACCACGGACACGTACACCCTCAGCAGCCACAAGCTCTCGCACCCCGTCGAGTCGTACGGCTACCGGCTGGCCGAGCCCGACGGGCGGCGCATGCTGCC
This genomic interval from Streptomyces sp. NBC_00464 contains the following:
- a CDS encoding histidine triad nucleotide-binding protein — protein: MAGEPQPDCLFCKIVSGEIPATIVRETDTTVAFRDINPQAPTHVLVIPRVHHPDAASLAAAEPQILADVLREAGHVAADEKVDETGYRVVFNTGAGAGQTVFHAHAHVLGGRGLQWPPG
- a CDS encoding ribonuclease Z — its product is MSARELVVLGTASQVPTRHRNHNGYLLRWDGEGILFDPGEGTQRQMLRAGVAAHDIDRICVTHFHGDHSLGLAGVIQRINLDQVPHPVTAHYPASGQHFFERLRYATAYRESVELTEAPVAADGPLATTDTYTLSSHKLSHPVESYGYRLAEPDGRRMLPAKLAQHGIAGPDVGRLQREGALGGITLDDVSEHRRGQRFAFIMDTRLCDGVYALAEGCDMLVIESTFLDEDERLATDHGHLTAGQAARVAREAGVRHLVLTHFSQRYPDPEVFETQARAAGFEGELTVAQDLIRVPVPSRHP